One window of Drosophila busckii strain San Diego stock center, stock number 13000-0081.31 chromosome 3L, ASM1175060v1, whole genome shotgun sequence genomic DNA carries:
- the LOC108599891 gene encoding UPF0687 protein C20orf27 homolog isoform X1 has protein sequence MSDAAGEGPDQSDHHVHFDATTLKTDDFGSDSCVTFQRSGDTIVISLGFLQINHRYLIDLNLPANLFENTGAPGSKFVPVVDATPNLHCRIQEFTGTKHDEHDFFEMKIEFFAYKEKLLREVLHIVNSKNDKELLQLVIAARVLGKGKGTPMLRTGIHCIGVEHDDDESEASDFAGFDKP, from the exons ATGTCGGACGCAGCTGGCGAAGGTCCGGATCAGTCAG ATCACCACGTGCATTTTGATGCGACCACCTTAAAAACTGACGACTTTGGTTCGGATAGCTGTGTCACATTTCAACGGTCGGGAGACACAATTGTGATTAGCTTGGGCTTTCTGCAGATAAACCATCGCTATCTGATTGATCTGAATCTGCCGGCTAATCTGTTTGAGAATACTGGCGCGCCTGGCAGTAAGTTTGTGCCTGTTGTGGATGCCACACCGAATCTACACTGCCGCATACAAGAGTTTACGGGCACCAAGCATGATGAGCATGActtttttgaaatgaaaattgaatttttcgcCTACAAGGAGAAGCTGCTGAGGGAAGTGTTGCATATTGTCAACTCAAAGAATGATAAGGAACTGTTGCAGCTGGTAATAGCGGCGCGTGTGTTGGGCAAGGGCAAGGGAACACCAATGTTGCGCACCGGCATTCATTGCATAGGCGTGGAGCATGATGATGACGAATCTGAGGCGTCAGACTTTGCGGGCTTTGATAAGCCCTAA
- the LOC108599891 gene encoding UPF0687 protein C20orf27 homolog isoform X2, with translation MAFNHHVHFDATTLKTDDFGSDSCVTFQRSGDTIVISLGFLQINHRYLIDLNLPANLFENTGAPGSKFVPVVDATPNLHCRIQEFTGTKHDEHDFFEMKIEFFAYKEKLLREVLHIVNSKNDKELLQLVIAARVLGKGKGTPMLRTGIHCIGVEHDDDESEASDFAGFDKP, from the exons ATGGCTTTCa ATCACCACGTGCATTTTGATGCGACCACCTTAAAAACTGACGACTTTGGTTCGGATAGCTGTGTCACATTTCAACGGTCGGGAGACACAATTGTGATTAGCTTGGGCTTTCTGCAGATAAACCATCGCTATCTGATTGATCTGAATCTGCCGGCTAATCTGTTTGAGAATACTGGCGCGCCTGGCAGTAAGTTTGTGCCTGTTGTGGATGCCACACCGAATCTACACTGCCGCATACAAGAGTTTACGGGCACCAAGCATGATGAGCATGActtttttgaaatgaaaattgaatttttcgcCTACAAGGAGAAGCTGCTGAGGGAAGTGTTGCATATTGTCAACTCAAAGAATGATAAGGAACTGTTGCAGCTGGTAATAGCGGCGCGTGTGTTGGGCAAGGGCAAGGGAACACCAATGTTGCGCACCGGCATTCATTGCATAGGCGTGGAGCATGATGATGACGAATCTGAGGCGTCAGACTTTGCGGGCTTTGATAAGCCCTAA
- the LOC108598018 gene encoding carbonic anhydrase 2, giving the protein MRLLRVACNAALLALLTCAVIAEDFGYGGREGPAHWGESFKRCSGKHQSPINIDALQVVPRRFREFQIHGLERVPRDIKLTNNGHTVLVNMYYNDNMEPHMSNGPLRSDAVHVFEQFHFHWGINDSMGSEDTINNRAYPAELHVVIRSMEYTNFSQALGQDHGIAVFAFFFKITQADNPNYVEFTKKLQFIKRKGESVDLDTPISLGSFISTDVQHYYSYVGSLTTPPCSEAVVWVDFEKPIEISEFQLQFFRQLTASDEHLRNNFRPTQPLNNRTVFRNIPPEPPKPNESENAAGQIARLGIGGLLGLSLLTALELKGRFLVAFN; this is encoded by the exons ATGAGATTGCTacgtgtggcatgcaacgctgcactgctggcgctgctgacCTGTG ctgtcATTGCGGAGGACTTTGGCTATGGCGGTCGAGAAGGACCCGCGCACTGGGGTGAAAGCTTCAAGCGCTGCAGCGGCAAGCATCAAAGTCCCATTAACATTGACGCCTTGCAAGTCGTGCCACGCAGGTTTCGAGAATTCCAAATCCATGGCTTGGAGCGAGTGCCGCGTGACATTAAGCTTACCAACAATGGCCACACTGTGCTGGTTAACATGTACTACAACGATAATATGGAGCCGCATATGTCGAATGGACCCTTGAGAAGCGATGCGGTGCATGTCTTTGAgcaatttcactttcattGGGGCATTAACGATTCCATGGGTAGTGAGGATACCATCAACAATCGTGCCTATCCAGCGGAGCTGCATGTTGTTATACGCAGCATGGAATATACAAACTTTTCACAGGCTTTAGGTCAGGATCATGGCATTGCagtgtttgcatttttctttAAGATAACGCAAGCGGACAATCCCAATTATGTGGAGTTTACGAAGAAATTGCAGTTCATCAAAAGGAAAGGAGAATCTGTGGACTTAGATACACCCATAAGCTTGGGTAGCTTTATATCTACTGATGTGCAGCATTATTACAGCTATGTCGGCTCATTGACCACGCCACCCTGCTCCGAGGCCGTAGTGTGGGTGGACTTTGAGAAGCCCATAGAAATATCAGAGTTTCAG ttacaattCTTTCGCCAGCTGACGGCTAGTGATGAACATTTGCGTAATAACTTTCGCCCCACTCAGCCGTTAAACAATCGTACAGTTTTTCGAAATATTCCACCCGAGCCGCCGAAACCAAATGAGAGCGAGAATGCAGCTGGCCAGATTGCCCGCCTAGGCATTGGCGGCCTATTAGGGCTCAGTTTGCTGACTGCTCTAGAGCTCAAGGGCAGGTTTTTAGTGGCCTTTAATTAG
- the LOC108599889 gene encoding LOW QUALITY PROTEIN: arginine-glutamic acid dipeptide repeats protein (The sequence of the model RefSeq protein was modified relative to this genomic sequence to represent the inferred CDS: inserted 1 base in 1 codon), protein MAASTQGEIRVGPGHQVNDVYAKLPDYNPISSFPVDKETDERELEETRWSPGVVADGDLLMFLRAARSMAAFQGMCDGGLEDGCLAASRDDTTINALDVLHDSGYDPGKALQALVKCPVSKGIDKKWTEDETKKFIKGLRQFGKNFFRIHKDLLPHKDTPELVEFYYLWKKTPGANNNRPHRRRRQSTLRRNRVTRANNSTPASKKEDTPEPQAATTATTAASSAAETANRSSPAASKEENSSLTEDDASECDSDSSLTNKRDESPSRMRTRNKQQNNNNNASGAGGVSVGATAAGAGGNTTTGTASGGKDQSTAGGNAVANGKRPKRGSETPDAGITGDSPKTPTKAVAEGGAAGNKRKGGKQDTPNKKKRTGEPEPSQESHASAGAATALNNSEDNNSGVLKDKQRKRPDSPSAESMNSDSRPDSVLDDGESNTTDTDVRTSTSEHQAASKDSKDLLNCKEESNVPDADSKTDLPEAIKSIKAETLTEDSKEAIKNMDEETNIQAPSSQIQLDSGLLKEQQTEMAALPIKVPPTIATVEALNASVDRKEGVEKMELGENDGVARDPELLKKLASIKQEMLPQQQQQQQQQAGQTPVSAASDAVYIKKEPMEDSMDATCNQNSNEPQDLKVKIEIKNEDLKLNTSGALPTALNVPLTAPPPASLHHSQVEGVEPLQLQHGQQPPPPPAGYLIEGGQLKYAPPVSGAAVPPPPTQPPPQLHSDTTGNMAQKYATELELKYGEGAVKFEPGSGKFQPQELKYPLPPPLDALKYSQDMQAAAAAAAAAAAAAAAGKYDMKYMLEQQSKYSGVELGPPGKPGYQDALKIPDVKPGFAHMPHLDPSKYAPLPGATGAGAAGGPLEQQQQVPPGATPPPGIAMPKPHYQHEVQTPPLGRPFEPAGLMLKYGEPLGAKYGAPQDLKYPMPPVSAGSATGENLIKSSPYGPPPESPIDASARSTPGQDSQGSNSNSNSQPPAPPQASAVQPQQFQSPHPSPHMPSPAGGGLPPGMHPQNLMTPHGGAPPVSVPSSLHQPICSTASGLQHGLPPGAQISVANSLSGPSTLSTMAPSHSMHPHMHPHAQHAAHLQSLQTLHRPHPELPPGMHPHAPMPMSLQAPGGPPPPPHSHASHMQPGGQPASISSTVRTPSPAQQQQQQPPRSLHESLPPTSREPPSSHTTTAPSSSGPGQSHGPGMHRTSPLPGLAHPGGLIGHPMPIHPHLAHLPPGHPAHAALAHPGHHLLSHSIAGLSHGGGPIALLAGPGGLGGMPESALSRRTPPSHLSHPHVSSGGPTTPHSVVSSSSTPATPTSVPSSAFSRASPSVQITNAAPPPAGPGGVNSSSSTPNSSAAAAAAAAAAAHRAASPASSVGSLSRQSPLHPVPQSPLSHHPSSSALSAAAAAVAERDRHALLRQQSPHMTPPPVSSASGLMASPLSKMYAPQPGQRGLGTSPPPHLRPGASPPVIRHPQMPLPLPLIAPGGGLPQIGVHPGQSPYPHPLLHPSVFYSPHHHNPFNSPYGYAPYGPGFPAYMKPPPPAGPLDPAAVMAAHHAGLQGPPPQSRQEEQQVAAEKHAAAAAAAAAAAAQQQQQQQQQQQHKTPQQQQQQQQQQQQQQQQPGGPQQNIATKTPKTTQGQPXALGGPGTPTGLPPGSYPGTHIPGYPPPPHSSPFAPQDGQPHGLKPTSHMDALRAHAHSANSAGLGGPHHSTEPLPIEIEPDPEPEIPSPTHNIPRGPSPEAKPDDTECHRSQSAIFVRHIDRGDYNSCTRTDLIFKPVADSKLARKREERDRKLAEKERERRQQQQQQQQQQQQQAAAAQQAAQQAKLKAELKPPYADTPALRQLSEYARPHVAFSPVEQMVPYHHPMGPMYSRERELEELKNAQAAAASQSRIDPHWMEYYRRSIHPSQFPLYANPAISQMERERLGIPPPHHVGMDPGEHMIRLTREYHAHSHTHLHLPLHPQPQPPEAGFQLPPNVGQYPRPNMLIPREPHSDVLLRMSYADQLQAAEFQRQSLHDQYFRNQLR, encoded by the exons ATGGCGGCCTCCACTCAAGGAGAAATACGAGTGGGTCCCGGCCACCAGGTAAACGATGTCTAT GCAAAACTGCCCGATTATAATCCAATCTCAAGCTTCCCCGTCGACAAGGAAACTGACGAACGTGAATTAGAGGAAACAAGATGGAGTCCTGGTGTTGTGGCCGATGGCGATTTGTTAATGTTTTTGCGTGCGGCGCGATCTATGGCTGCATTTCAAGGAATGTGTGATGGCGGTTTAGAAGACGGTTGTTTGGCTGCCAGTCGCGACGATACAACAATTAACGCACTAGACGTG CTCCACGATTCTGGTTACGATCCAGGCAAAGCTCTACAAGCACTCGTTAAGTGCCCCGTTTCAAAGGGCATCGATAAAAAGTGGACCGAGGACGAAACGAAAAAGTTCATCAAAGGTCTGCGACAATTTGGCAAGAATTTCTTTAGAATCCACAAGGATCTATTGCCGCACAAGGATACACCCGAGCTGGTCGAGTTCTACTATTTGTGGAAAAAGACTCCGGGCGCGAATAATAATCGTCCGCATCGGCGACGCCGGCAGAGCACGTTGCGCCGCAATCGTGTCACGCGCGCGAATAACAGTACACCAGCCTCCAAAAAGGAGGATACACCGGAACCACAAGCtgcgacgacggcgacgacggcGGCGTCGTCGGCTGCAGAGACGGCGAATCGCTCATCGCCCGCTGCCTCCAAGGAGGAGAACAGCTCCCTCACTGAGGACGACGCCAGCGAGTGCGACAGTGATTCGAGTCTGACCAACAAAAGGGATGAATCACCCTCTAGGATGAGGACCcgcaacaaacaacagaataacaacaacaacgccagTGGAGCTGGAGGCGTTAGCGTTGGCGCCACAGCCGCTGGTGCTGGTGGCAACACAACCACAGGCACGGCCAGTGGAGGCAAGGATCAGAGCACGGCCGGCGGTAATGCCGTGGCCAATGGCAAGCGTCCCAAGCGTGGCTCCGAAACGCCAGACGCTGGCATAACCGGGGATAGTCCCAAAACGCCTACCAAGGCTGTAGCAGAGGGTGGCGCGGCAGGCAATAAGCGCAAGGGCGGCAAACAGGATACACCAAACAAGAAGAAGCGCACCGGTGAGCCGGAGCCCAGCCAGGAGTCTCATGCTTCCGCCGGTGCCGCCACTGCACTTAACAACAGCGAGGATAACAACAGCGGCGTCTTGAAGGATAAACAACGCAAGCGTCCTGATAGCCCCTCAGCTGAGAGCATGAACTCGGATAGTCGTCCTGATTCGGTGCTAGATGATGGCGAATCCAACACTACGGATACGGATGTGCGCACGTCCACGTCGGAGCACCAGGCAGCGAGCAAGGACAGCAAAGATTTGCTCAACTGCAAGGAGGAGAGCAACGTGCCCGATGCGGACTCCAAGACCGACCTGCCGGAGGCCATCAAGTCTATAAAGGCTGAAACTCTTACCGAGGACAGCAAAGAGGCCATCAAGAACATGGACGAGGAGACAAATATACAAGCGCCCAGCAGCCAGATCCAGTTGGACAGTGGACTGCTCAAGGAGCAACAAACCGAGATGGCAGCATTGCCTATAAAGGTGCCACCTACCATAGCCACTGTGGAGGCGCTTAATGCTTCCGTTGATCGCAAAGAGGGCGTGGAAAAGATGGAGCTTGGTGAAAATGATGGAGTTGCTCGGGATCCAGAGTTGCTCAAGAAGCTGGCAAGCATAAAGCAGGAAatgttgccacagcagcagcagcagcagcaacaacaagctggcCAAACGCCTGTGTCCGCCGCATCGGATGCTGTCTATATCAAAAAGGAGCCCATGGAGGACTCCATGGATGCCACCTGCAATCAAAACAGCAACGAGCCACAGGATCTCAAAGTTAAAATCGAAATCAAAAACGAGGATCTCAAGCTCAACACCAGCGGCGCCTTGCCGACAGCGTTAAATGTTCCGCTCACAGCGCCGCCACCTGCCTCGTTGCATCATAGTCAAGTCGAGGGCGTGGAACCACTGCAATTACAACACGGACAAcagccaccgccaccacccGCTGGCTATCTTATCGAGGGCGGTCAGCTGAAGTATGCGCCGCCAGTCTCTGGTGCAGCAGTTCCACCACCACCCACGCAGCCGCCACCACAGCTGCATAGCGATACCACTGGAAATATGGCGCAGAAGTACGCCACCGAGCTGGAGCTCAAGTATGGCGAGGGTGCGGTCAAGTTTGAACCCGGCTCTGGCAAGTTTCAGCCACAGGAGCTTAAGTATCCGCTGCCGCCACCGCTGGATGCGCTCAAGTATAGCCAGGACATGCAGGCagcggccgctgctgctgctgctgctgccgctgccgcggCTGCTGGCAAATACGATATGAAGTACATGCTGGAGCAGCAGAGCAAGTACAGCGGCGTCGAACTGGGACCACCTGGCAAGCCAGGCTATCAAGATGCGCTGAAGATACCCGATGTGAAGCCGGGCTTTGCGCATATGCCGCATCTGGATCCATCCAAATATGCTCCGCTACCAGGCGCAACTGGAGCAGGTGCAGCAGGGGGTCcgctggagcagcaacaacaagtccCGCCGGGGGCTACGCCACCACCTGGCATAGCTATGCCCAAGCCGCATTATCAGCATGAAGTGCAAACGCCGCCATTGGGACGACCTTTTGAGCCCGCCGGACTCATGCTCAAGTATGGTGAGCCGCTGGGTGCTAAATATGGTGCTCCACAGGATCTAAAGTATCCCATGCCGCCGGTCTCCGCTGGCAGCGCAACTGGCGAGAATCTAATCAAGTCCTCGCCTTATGGACCGCCGCCCGAGAGTCCCATAGATGCGTCTGCCCGCTCCACGCCAGGACAGGATAGCCAGGGTAGTAATAGCAACAGTAACTCACAGCCGCCGGCGCCTCCGCAAGCATCGGCCGTGCAGCCCCAGCAGTTCCAATCCCCACACCCCTCACCACACATGCCCTCACCTGCCGGCGGTGGTCTACCACCTGGCATGCATCCGCAAAATCTCATGACGCCGCATGGGGGTGCGCCTCCCGTCTCCGTGCCCAGCTCATTGCATCAGCCAATCTGCAGCACGGCGTCCGGATTACAGCATGGTCTGCCACCAGGAGCGCAGATTTCGGTGGCCAATTCGTTGTCAGGGCCCAGCACGCTATCCACTATGGCGCCATCACATTCGATGCATCCGCATATGCATCCACATGCGCAGCACGCTGCCCACTTGCAATCCCTGCAAACTCTGCATCGGCCCCACCCGGAACTGCCACCAGGCATGCACCCACATGCGCCCATGCCCATGTCACTGCAAGCACCTGGCGGaccaccaccgccaccgcACAGTCACGCATCGCATATGCAGCCGGGTGGCCAGCCTGCATCAATAAGCTCCACAGTGCGTACGCCATCgccggcgcagcagcaacagcaacagccgccaCGCAGCCTGCATGAGTCGCTGCCGCCCACATCACGAGAGCCGCCCAGCTCGCATACTACGACTGCGCCGAGTAGCAGTGGACCTGGCCAGTCCCACGGTCCGGGCATGCATCGCACCTCGCCGCTGCCGGGTCTGGCGCATCCCGGCGGACTAATTGGTCACCCCATGCCTATACATCCGCATTTGGCGCATTTGCCGCCTGGACATCCGGCACATGCAGCGCTGGCGCATCCCGGACACCATCTGCTTTCACACTCCATAGCTGGCTTGAGTCATGGTGGCGGGCCCATAGCGCTTCTCGCAGGACCCGGTGGACTGGGTGGTATGCCAGAGTCTGCATTAAGTCGGCGTACGCCACCCAGTCATCTATCGCATCCACATGTGTCATCAGGTGGACCAACAACGCCACATTCGGTAGTCAGCTCCAGCAGCACACCGGCCACGCCCACCTCGGTGCCATCGTCTGCCTTCAGTCGTGCCAGTCCCAGCGTGCAGATAACAAATGCTGCTCCACCGCCAGCTGGCCCTGGTGGGGTCAACAGTAGCAGTTCCACGCCCAATAgttctgccgctgctgctgcagctgctgcggctgctgcacatCGAGCCGCCTCACCTGCGTCCAGCGTGGGCAGCCTCAGTCGACAGAGTCCGCTGCATCCGGTTCCACAATCGCCTCTCAGCCATCATCCTTCCTCTTCCGCCTTgtccgctgctgccgctgccgttgccgagCGGGATCGTCATGCGCTGCTGCGCCAGCAATCGCCGCACATGACGCCGCCGCCTGTTTCCAGCGCCTCCGGATTGATGGCCAGTCCATTGAGCAAGATGTATGCGCCGCAGCCTGGACAACGAGGTCTTGGCACCTCTCCGCCGCCGCATTTGCGTCCCGGGGCCTCACCGCCCGTCATACGACATCCCCAGATGCCTTTGCCGCTGCCCTTGATAGCGCCCGGTGGTGGATTGCCACAGATTGGTGTGCACCCTGGCCAATCGCCATATCCGCATCCTTTGCTGCATCCCTCGGTCTTCTACTCGCCGCATCATCACAATCCCTTCAACTCGCCCTATGGCTATGCGCCCTACGGTCCTGGATTCCCGGCCTACATGAAACCTCCCCCGCCTGCAGGTCCGCTTGATCCCGCCGCCGTCATGGCCGCACATCATGCCGGACTGCAGGGTCCACCGCCGCAATCGCGtcaggaggagcagcaggtGGCTGCCGAGAAGCATgccgcagcggcggcagcagcagcagctgctgcagcgcagcagcaacaacaacaacaacaacagcaacagcacaagacgccgcagcaacaacaacagcaacaacaacagcagcaacagcaacaacaacagcccgGTGGACCCCAGCAGAACATAGCCACCAAAACGCCAAAGACCACACAAGGACAAC GTGCTTTGGGCGGCCCGGGCACTCCCACAGGTTTGCCACCTGGCTCTTATCCGGGTACGCATATACCCGGTTACCCGCCACCGCCGCACTCGTCACCCTTTGCACCTCAGGATGGGCAGCCACATGGTCTCAAGCCCACTTCGCACATGGACGCGCTGCGTGCGCATGCGCATTCAGCCAACTCAGCGGGCTTGGGCGGACCACATCATTCCACAGAGCCGC TGCCCATAGAAATCGAGCCGGATCCGGAGCCAGAGATACCCAGTCCCACGCACAATATACCGCGCGGTCCCAGTCCCGAAGCCAAGCCCGACGACACCGAGTGCCATCGCTCACAATCGGCAAT CTTTGTGCGTCACATTGACCGTGGAGATTACAACTCTTGTACGCGTACTGATCTGATCTTCAAGCCCGTCGCGGACTCGAAACTAGCGCGTAAGCGTGAAGAACGCGATCGCAAGCTGGCCGAAAAGGAACGCGAGCGACGTCAA caacaacaacagcagcagcagcagcaacagcagcaggctgCGGCGGcacagcaggcagcgcagcaagcaaagctcAAGGCTGAACTGAAACCGCCCTATGCGGACACGCCCGCTTTGAGACAGCTCTCGGAATATGCGAGACCGCATGTGGCCTTCAG TCCTGTTGAGCAGATGGTGCCCTATCATCATCCAATGGGCCCCATGTATAGCAGAGAGAG AGAGTTGGAGGAGCTTAAAAACGCacaagcggcggcagcaagTCAATCTCGCATAGATCCACACTGGATGGAATACTATAGAcg CAGCATACATCCTTCACAATTCCCGCTCTATGCAAATCCGGCTATATCACAAATGGAGCGAGAAAGATTAGGCATACCGCCACCACATCACGTGGGCATGGATCCAGGCGAACATATG ATACGATTGACGAGAGAATATCATGCACACTCTCATACTCATTTACATTTGCCTTTGCATCCACAGCCGCAACCACCGGAGGCCGGTTTCCAACTGCCAC CGAATGTTGGTCAATATCCGCGTCCAAATATGCTTATACCTAGGGAGCCCCATTCGGATGTATTACTGCGGATGTCTTATGCGGATCAACTACAG GCCGCCGAGTTTCAACGTCAATCGCTGCATGATCAATATTTCAG AAATCAGTTGCGCTAG